Within the Paenibacillus sp. AN1007 genome, the region GAAGGATTGAAACGCTCCAATGATGGATACAACCGTCACAAAGAACAGGGTTGGCGACAGCAGCGGCATGGAGATTTTGCGAAACGTCAAGAGTGCACCTGCCCCATCCATCCTGGCACTTTCATAGATTTCATCCGGAATCCCCTGCAATCCGCTGGATAGAATGATGTAGTTGAAACCGAGATTCATCCAGATCGTCATGATGGAGATGGAAATCAGTGCCCAATCGGGACTGATTAACCAAGGAATGGGATCAATCCCTGCTCTGCCAAGCAGATAATTGAGCATGCCAAGCGTCGGATGGAATAGAAATTTCCAGATGACCGCCGACGAGCCAACCGATAACACGACAGGCAGCGAGAATACAAATTGGAACACACGCATCCCCCTGAAGCGGTTGTGGGTCAGAGCAGCTAGGATAAGAGCCCCGAATATACCCGTTGGTACGGTGAACAGGACAAATAATAATTCACTTTCATGCCCTGCATAAACAGCCCTGACTGAAATACCGCTTTGAAGTTTTCCAGCCCTACGTAAGCTGCAATCTGTCCTGTCGGATCGGTAGAATGCAGACTCAGATACACCGATTTGAACATGGGGTAAAACAAAAACACAGCAAACAAAAGCAGTGATGGTGCCAGAAAACCATAGGCCAGCAGGTTCTCCCTCACACGCTGCAGCCGAAGTGAGGCTGTTCGTTGTTCACGTGTACTTGAGGTTATACGCCGTTTGACGGCGGGCAGGCTGAACTGGTTATCAAGATCACTCATCTGACGTTTTTCCTCCTAAAATACATTTCTTGATTTACACTTCTCATTTAGCTTTTCAATTTTCGATTGAGTGTACAAGCTTCGCGATGGACTCAGCTCGGCACCACATGATCTAGTCTAAATTTTCAATGTCACAGCCAAATGAAATGTTCATCAAAATCAAGTTAATCCTCACCAAGTTGTTTTACACAAAACAGCATGGATCAGCTAGAGGGTACTGCGCTTTACAAATATACAAAAAACCGCAAGGAACCTCCTCTCCTGGAGAATTCCCTGCGGTAATATGTGTAAATACTATATTAAATATTAACGTTACAATGATAAACCTCATTTTACATTATACTTCCATTTTCAAAATGCAGATCATTAAGTTCGATACTTCATCAACTTCATTCAGCATCTCGCCCATCTGGTATTTCCGCTGCCTTCTTCAATTATCGATTGAGATGATACGGTACAGTGGTAACAATCACATCTTTATAATTAATCAGATAGGCACGGATCATAAAGCTGGTCTGGTTATGAAGTACATTTTGCCACCAGTGCTTCGTAATGAATTGCGGAATTAGTATGGTGATATGATCGGTCTCAGCTGTTTTCCACTCTACGGTATCAATGAATTTCTTCAGCGGCCCCATAATGCTGCGGTACCTTGATTTGATTACGACCAGACGCACGCCGGGATTCCATTCCTCCCACTTCTGTTCCATCTTGCGAATGGCCTCATCATCAAAGCCAATGTACAGCGCCACTACATGATCCGACATCGTCTGTGCGTAACTGATCGTATTCATGACGACCCGAGTAATGCCTGCCACCGGAATAACAATGGTGTTGCCTTTCTTGGCCGGTTTATCCACTTGAATATCGATACGCAGTTCGTCTGCAATGTTGCAATAATGGCTGCGAATGCGCATGAACACATAGACTACAAGCGGCAGGAAGATAAAGATAACCCATGTCTGCGTGAACTTGGTAAAAATAAAAATCAGCGTAATCGACAACGTGGTCAGCATACCGATCGTATTCACCAGAAGCTTTGTTCTCCACCCGGACGGCTTGATTTTGATCCAACGAATCATCATGCCCAGTTGGGACAGGGTGAACGGAATGAACACCCCAACCGCATAGAGCGGAATCAGGCTGCCGGTATCTCCTTTGAAACCTACCACCAGCAATGCAGACATCACACTGAGAAAAATAATGCCGTTCGAGAAGCCCAGACGGTCTCCTCGCACCATAAACATATGCGGCATATATTTATCTTTTGCCATCATGAAAGACAACAGCGGAAAGGCCGAGTATGCTGTATTGGCGGCCAGGAACAAGATCAAAGCCGTTACACCTTGGATGATAAAATACATCCACCCTCTGCCAAACGTCGCTTCGGCAATCTGGGAAATGACCGTTGCTTTCGGATCAGGCTTGATGCCGTACCCAAAGGCTAGCAGCGTGATGCCAATAAACATTGCTCCGAGGATACATCCCATGAGCAGCAAGGTTCCAGCGGCATTTTTCTCCGCAGGCTGCTTGAAGTTCGGGATTGCGTTACTTACCGCCTCTACCCCGGTCAGAGCCGAGCACCCAGAACTGAACGCTTTGAGCAGCAGGAAGATGCTGACATGTGACAGACTTGTTCCGAACTCTGGAGCCGCAGCATGCATTCCGCCAGCCAGAAACTTGATACCGCCCGAAATAATGAGAATGGCAATGGAGAAGATAAACAGATAAATGGGGATCGCCAGCACCGAAGCTGACTCCGTAACCCCCCGCAAATTCATAACCGTCAGAAACACAATCATAATAAGCGCAATAATGACACTATAGTCATGCAGTACAGGAAAAGCGGATGTGATCGCATCCGTGCCTGCGGACGAACTCACAGCCACCGTCAGGATATAATCGACCAGCAGTGAACCTCCGGCAATCAGACTCGGTGTGGTACCCAGGTTATCCTTAGCTACGATGTATGCGCCGCCCCCTGTAGGATAAGCAAATATCGTCTGGCGATACGAAAAAATTAAAATGACGAGCAATCCCAGCACGGCGATGGAAATCGGAACCGAGTACCACAGGGCGGCGAATCCGGCCGCAACCAGCACAAGCAAAATCTGTTCCGTACCGTAGGCCACGGATGACAAAGCATCGGAGGACAGAATGGCGAGCGCCTTCCATTTCCCCAATTTTTCTGCATCCAATTCAGCCGACTTCATTGGCTTGCCGATTAAGATTCTCTTCATTTTGCCAAGCATGATCATAACTTCCTTCCATCTCTCATCTGTAAGCTTATTTTCATCTCATCTGTAAAGCAATGTATGTTTTTATCTGTGAAGCATAGTTATTATGCAAAATCGCAGAGCCATTGACAATATGTCATTTCACCCGAAAATCGCCAGCGCGTGATAATGCATGCTGCGATTCAATATTCGATAACAAAGCCATTCTTACTGAACAAATTGAACGTTTTTGAACCAAAACGACGATTGTTTGCCTGAAAAAAAGAAAAAGACCTTCGATTCAGAGAATCGAAGGCTGCTGCTGTTCAATTATTTCGTTAGTTTGATATGACACCATTGTCATATTCGGATTGCTGCAAGTTAACTTTCAATGATACCGGGACGAGGCGTTACGCCGAATTGCTGCGCAAGTGCACGCAGCTGCTCATCCGTGATCCGCTGGCGGATGTCATGGCCTGCAACAAGCATGTATACTTGGGCGGCCTTCTCAATCGTTTCAATCAGTCCAAACGCTTCGTCGATCGTTGTGCCTGTTCCAAATATGCCATGCTGCGGCCAGATGACTGCGTGGTATTCCTTCATTTTCTCCGCGGTTGCGCGGCCGATCTCATTCGACCCAGGCATCATCCATGGGATAATGCCAACGCCATCTGGAAAGACCACCACACACTCGGTGCACATCTGCCAAAGAGTCTTCGTGAACTTGGCCTCATGCAGCTCATGAATGAAGGTCATCGCAAGTACATGTGTCGCATGGTTGTGCATCACAACCCGGTGATTCGGGTCTATTTTCAAACGTTCCATATGGCTCATAAAATGGGTTGGCAGTTCACTTGTCGGATTCGCTCCGCCATTCAGTCCCCACAGCACCTCCAGCTCCTGTCCATCTGACGATACACGAAGCACGCCCAGATTGCCCTCCGGGTCTGCCAGCACGTTTTTGAAATATTTGCCCGAAGCCGTAACGATAAAGTACTGACCTGCCAGCTCCTGCACGGAAAAGGCAGGTGTAATGGTCCGAATGACCCGATGAATATCGATGTACGGGGCAACCTCCTCTTCGCTCAGCAGATAACTGACATTGCCGCCGTTGCGCTCATCCCAGCCATTCTTCCACATATGCTGCGTAATCTCTGCCATCTCGCGTACAAATGGAATATCGAACCCGGCAGGGTGCTGTCTTTCGGTACGAAGGGTCACGTTCATCATTATCCTCTCCTATGTTCAACTATAAATGGTCTGTCACGATCAAAGTAAGTTCCTTTTTTCACATTTATTATACCTTTGTTTGTGTTTGAAAGTCAATGATTTATGCTTAAAATAACTTTTGTAATATTTTATTTATGTTTGTTTTTCTTTGTTATAAATCGTAACATAATAATAAGATAGAAATAAAACAAAAAAACACCCCGCCGTCGCCCGGCAGGGTCAGTCACACATCTATTTAACACGAGAAGGGGTTTACAAGAGTTATCTTATCCCTTTTACCTTAAAAGAAGCTGAAAGCAAAATAAATACAGCATAAAATAACAGGGGATCATCCCGCATAATATGAAACTCGTTCAATGACATGGCGTATGGCGCTGCCTCTAACTAGATTCCGGCATATTCATTTGGATAACGCCACATGAGGGATGTATTCAGCAGACTTCATTATTTTTTTGCAAACGATAGAATGGCTGCACCATATCTGATGCCTCATCCCGCCGATCATCCGCATGCTCAAACCCCAGCCTCTTTAGAATGTGATACGCCGCTTCATTATCAGGATGATGCACTGCAACCAGAGAGGATGCTTCTAGCTTGTCAAAAGCATAGTGAACAACGGCCTGTGCCGCTTCCTGTGCATATCCTTGTCCCCAGTGATCCCGGGTCAGCAGGAAACCAAGCTCATAGATATTTTCTTCCGGTGCATAAGGATAAAGACCACAGCAGCCGACAAATACGCCAGAATCTTTTTGAAAAAGAGCCCAGTACTGCACTCCCTCCTGCTTCTCGCGCTGAATCTCCTGCGTTAACCTCGCTTCCACTTCCTCTTCACTCAGCACATCGCTGCCGCTGATCCACTTGGTCACCTCATGATCACCCCAGAGCGCAAATGCGAGTGCCTGATCCCCTTCGTCCCATGTCGTAAATACAAGTCGTTCTGTTTCCATTAATTTTGTTCGCTTGCGGTTCATTCGATCAACCTCCCGAATCCGAGGCACGCTCTCAACGTGCGGTCTATACTATGTAATTAATCGTACCGGGTTCGGGATAAACAATTATAGTTTTTTCGCAAGCTTTTCGAATTGCTGGATATAAGGTTTAATCTCTTTTTCTATACTTAAGATAAAGGAACGAAACGCTTTGGGATCATACTCATCCCCGACACCAACATTTTTATGTACTTTTCCTTTTTGATACTTAAAAGTGAAGAAATAACCTTCTTTAAGCCCTTTCAAAATTTCTCCTGCCTCACCCATAATTTGAAGTTTTATTTTTGCATCTTGATAAGCAAAATAATACGGAGGGTCAGACTCCCCCTTGCGCACATCATACCCGGCAATCCACTGATCTTTAGAAAAGGTCCCTGTTTGCACTCGTGACTCCAGCATTGTTCCAGTCAGACTAATCTCGTTGACACGCAGTTCCCCCTTGCCTTCTTTTTGATCGCTTTTCCAGGTTCCTTCATACTGTGTTTCTGAGATTCGGTCTGTTTCTCGCGTTATCATCTTATAAACTCCCTGTCCTGAACGTTTGCCCTCCATCCAGCTTCCATTGTAAGTTTTGGATTTCCCCCATGTCATTGTTCCTTCCCCGTGAGGTTTTCCGTTTTTGGTCTCTCCGTAATATACTGCTCCGTTACTGTAATTTAATGATTGTCTTTCTGCTTGAGCTAACATGGGCGCTGATAACAGCACGGTTAAACCTAGGCTTGCTCCTAGGATGTAACAGAACATTTTTTTGATCATCCTTATCTTCCCTTCTTTTTCCTGCAGACTACACTGCTTAAAATAGTAAATCAACACACCTTAGTATATTATCACTATAAATCCAGATCACACCAGCAAAAAAAGACCCCTGCCGAACATGTCCGACAGAGGCCCTTAAGTTTCTACCACACCGAATTACGACAAAGCAACTTCAATCGTACCGGAAGCAGCACCTCCCTGGTTCGCCAGCAAAGCGAAGACCAGCACCTGACTTGCGGTAATGCTCAAACTGCTGTTCACCGGAACAACATAAGTGACAACCGGAGCATTGACACGAGTGATGACGAGAGATACCGGAAACGGTCCATTGTTGTTCACCGTAACACTTGCATTGGTGCCGCCAGACAGGTTTTCATAGTAGGATTTACCCACACCTGCTGGAAGATTGTAGAATTGTAATGGTAAAAGGATGGCCATCAAAATCACCTCCTTTTTGCTTTGATACGGTATTCTATGTTTGAAATCTAGTAAAGCCACGGTGAATCGACCGTGGTAGAACGTACATTTATAGCTGACATGCAAGTTTAATAGATACTGCATATTCGCAAAAAACAAAACAAGCCCCGCCGGATGATCCGGCGGAGCTGTTTGTTCAAGAATAAATTAAGCATACAGCATAAAGAAGTTTAATTCATGCCCCTGCTGTTTGAGATAATTGTAGAGCTGTGAGCGATGGTGGAACACATGTGTCAGCGTTTCGATCTGCCACTGCACCTGCAGATGTCCATGCTCTGCATAGAAAGCTTGGGTAGAGCGGTTCAGAAAGTCCTCTTCGCTGAGACTTGTGATATACGCTTTATATGCCTCAAAGTTACTCCATAATGTCCCTTCTAATTGCTCAATATCCTGGTTTCCCGATAGGCTGTTCTCCACTTGACTTACTTCAGCTTCACCTTTTTCCTGCATAATGACAAGATCCGAAGCGGTAATCTGGATAAAATGATGCACCAGTTCAACGAGTGAGCGCATATTGTCCTGCGGACGATATGCCCAGTCCTCCTCACGTATAAGCCGAATTAACGAAGCGCCTGTACGCACGCCAGTCTCCAGCTCCGTTAACAGATGATCCCGAATTTGCAATGTTCCATTCATGATTCATTACTCCTTTGTAATAAGTCTATGGTTCATAGTATAACGGAGGATACTGCCGCATCATTGTACTTTTCGGACAACATCTGTTGATGCTCCTGAACAGCAGCCAGCGGCGTATCGCCATAAAACTTGCGGAACTGCCTGATCAGATGTGCCTGATCATAGAAACCATAGGTCTGAGCAAGAGCTGCTCCGTCAGCAGTATGCCCATTCCGGATTCCGTGCAGTACCTGATGGAAACGAACAATTTCACTGAATCGCTTGGGGCTGATGCCCACCTGCTCGGTCATTTTACGATGAAGCTGGCGTTCGCTGACCGCTTCCCGCAGCGCAATTTCCTGTATACTCATGGTGCCTTTTTCCTTGAAGATGCGGTGCAAAACGCTGCGAAGCAAATCCTGATCGGCTTGATTAGGAGCCCAGCTGCTGGATGCAATCATACGCCGGAGATAATGCTCCATCACCTGCACGCGCTCTGCGAAATTCATTGTTTCCTGCATCTGTATCCGCAGCTCGTCCCACCCGATCGGCCAGCAATCCTCCAGCGGTATACGTTGATCCGTGAACAAATCCAGAGATTGGCCGTGCAGGAAAGGTGCTCCTCCGGGAAAAAAACGCACACCAAATGTATAAGCTCCCGCCAGCGGCGCTGTCTGCGATAACGGAAAAGCAAATGGCTGCATGTAATTGCCGCAATAACTGTACGCATGTCGATCCTTCTCCGGATTATAATCGATCAGGATGTCGGTACAGCCATCCGGCAGCACACGGGCAGAAGTCGCAGACTTCAGCATGATATCCCTCACCTTGATATCCATTGTCACCGCGTCTTGTCCATCGCCTTCTGCATGTTTACGGCTCCCAGACTCCCAGTAACAGGCGACATAGGGCTTAAGTACAGGCGACGGATCGCATTCGATATAGTATGTACGCGGATCAAGTCCATTCAGTTGTACGGGACGATACAACGAGTGCAGAAGAGTATCCATTCATTTCCCTGCCTTTCCCTTCCTCATTCAAATGGAACAAATCTGACCCGATCTCTGGGTTCACGTTATGTATCATTATGGTCAGTCTTCTCTCTCATCATATCATGATGATCTTTAATCAGGGTAAAAAAAGTGCCCTGCTCGGAGGATAATCCGAACAGGGCCAGTCACACATCTATTTAACACGAGAAGGGGTTTACAAGAGTAATCTTAATCCCCCAACCTTAAGAGAAACTGAAATTCTGATGAAGAACAGATCAAAAAATGAGCAGGGTAACGTTCGCTCCGGTTTAGCTTAAACCGTGCAGCTTCCGAAATCGTTCCGGACTCATGCCGGTATGCCGTTTGAACATGCTGCAGAAATAACTTGCATTCTCATACCCAACCCGGTCTGCAACTTCATAGATTCGCAGTGCCCGTTCACTGAACATCAGCTGTTTACTGCGGTTGATTCGCTCTTGATTGATATAAAATACAGGTCTGACATGCAGGGCCTTTTGGAACAACCGGCACAGATATTGAGGAGATACAACGGCAACGTTGGCCAGTTCCTTCAGCGATAGCGGCCGATCCAGATGTTCTGTAATATAGCGCAGCACCGGTTTTAGACGCTCCATCTCATCGTTGTCATTGTCCGAAACAATCAGCAGCGGTTTCAAATCAAGAAGCAGGGCGTACAGATGTTTGGAGCTATCCCGATCCTCGGCTGCATCCATCGTATCCCCCGTGCCCTCTCCCCTCACAAGCATCTGCTCCAAGGCAGACAGCAGCTCGGGATTTCTAAGTTTATACACGCCTGAACTGGTAATCCCCGCATAGGCCAGCAGCTGACTGGCTTCCCTGCCCTGAAAGGATACCCACGCCAGCTCCCAGCGATCCGTCATTGGCATATACCGGTGCGGAATGTCAGGGTAGGTGATGAATACTTCCCCCGGACCAACGGTATATTCTTCTTCATCCTCTATAATCAGCCTGCCCTGCCCCTGAATGACCTGATGGATCTGATAATCGGGGAAACCTTCCGGGCGCTCCGTTTCGAATTGGTGTTCCCAGTAACCGACGGTCGTCATATAGATCGGCAGACGTGCGGCTTCATCTGTTTTGCCAAAAAAGATTCGTGTATTCATCCGGCACACCACGCTCTCCAGCCTTAGTTTCATATTGTGATATACATGGGCAATATCCTTTATTCTCTAAGTGCCTGATCAATTCTATACTGTGAATATATTATAACATGATCAAAGGAGCTGCTGTTATGCGAAAGAAACTCGTGCACACCCCTCCGGCTAACGGATATCCGGAATGGAACAACAATCCCGAGACGTTTCAGGTGAATCGTCTGCCAGCGCATGCCAATATGGTAGCGTTCCCATCTATAGAAGAGGCCTTGTCTAATGAGTTCACCTCTTCTCCATGGTACAGGTCTCTGAATGGATCATGGAAGTTCAACTTTGCGGAAACGCCGGAACAGCGGATTACTTCTTTTTATGAAACGGACTATAATGCCAGCGGCTGGGATGAAATTAGCGTGCCATCCAACTGGCAGCTTCAGGGTTATGATTACCCTCATTACACCAACATGACGTATCCATGGGTAGAGCGTGAGCCTGAGTTAAAGCCACCTTTTGCACCGGCAACCTACAACCCTGTAGGTTCATATATTCGCACATTCACGGTACCTGCGGACTGGAAGGAACGTCCTGTCCTGCTGCACTTTGAGGGTGTTGAATCAGCTTTCTATGTTTGGGTGAATGGAGAGCTTGTGGGCTACAGTGAAGATACCTTCACACCTGCGGAATTTGATATCACGGCATACCTGACAGAAGGCGAGAACAAGCTCGCGGTTGAAGTTTACCGCTGGTGTGATGCAAGCTGGCTGGAGAATCAGGATTTCTGGCGGCTTAGCGGTATTTTCCGCGGCGTATATCTGCACTCGCCTTCACCGGTTCAGATCGCTGATTTCTTCGTTCGTACAGAACTCGATGATGCTTTGCAGAATGCAGAACTTCAGTTGGATGTGCAACTGTACAATCATAATGCTGGACAGCAAGTGGAAGGCTTGACGGTTCAAGCGCAGCTCTATGATGCGGAGCAGCAGCTTGTTCTGGATCAGCCGCTGGCGGCAGAGGTTTCTTTTACCAATGAAGAAGAAGTAACGTTACACCTCTCTGCTCCAGTTGCGAACCCGCTCTTGTGGAGTGCCGAAACGCCTAACCTGTACACACTGGTGCTGTCCATTCAGAATACATCGGGCGAAACGGTAGAGGCTGTTCGCACCCGTGTCGGCTTCCGCAGATTTGAGATCAAGGACGGCTTGATGAAAATTAACGGCAAACGCATCGTATTCAAAGGTGTCAACCGCCATGAATTCTCGCCTGATTCAGGACGGGCCATCGGACGTGAAGATATGATTCGCGACATTGAGCTGATGAAAGCCTACAATATTAACGCTGTACGAACGTCCCACTATCCGAACCAGACGCTTTGGTATGAGCTTTGTGACGAATATGGACTCTACGTTATTGACGAGACGAATCTGGAGACACATGGTACCTGGTACTACGGGCAAAAAGAAATGAATGACGACAACATCCCGGCAAGCAAACCGGAATGGCGCAGCAATGTTATCGATCGCTGTAATTCGATGTTCCAGCGGGATAAAAACCATCCGTCCATCATCATCTGGTCACTCGGGAATGAATCGTTTGGCGGCGATAACTTTATTGCCATGTATGACTATTTGAAACAAGCTGATCCGACAAGACTCGTTCATTATGAAGGCACCTATCACTACCGCCCTTCCGATTCAGCCAGTGATATTGAGTCTACGATGTATATCAGTCCGAATGATATCGAGCAGTACGCACGTATGAAGGGTGATAAAAAACCTTATATCATCTGCGAGTACAGTCATGCCATGGGGAACTCCTGCGGCGGCCTGCATTTGTACTGGGAAATGTTCGATAAATACGAGATTCTACAAGGGGCATTCATCTGGGACTGGGTGGATCAATCGATCCGTACCAAGACAGCAGACGGTGTGGAATATCTCGCATACGGCGGAGATTTTGGTGAATCACCGCATGACGGCAACTTCTGCGGCAACGGACTGATTTTGGCAGATAAAACCGTTACACCTAAGCTCGAAGAAGTGAAAAAATGTTATCAGAACGTTCGCATGCAGGCACTCAATCTGCAAACCGGGCTGATTCGCATCACGAATCATTTCCTGTTCACCGATCTGAATGAATATGCACTGGCCTGGACGTTATCCCATAACGGTGTACCTGTAGAAAAAGGCCACCTGGATATTGCTGCTCAGCCTGGCGAATCTGTCGATGTTCGCATTCCTTATACCTCATCCTCTGATCTGTACACGGAAGCTGTGCTTACTGTATCTTTGGTAACCAAGAAAGCTGCCAAATGGGCAGATGCAGGGCATGAGATTGGTTGGGAGCAGTTTGTCGTATCTCCTCGTCTGCGTGCAATTCAGCAACCTGTTGCGGGAGCAAGTGACGCGCTTCAAGTGGAGGAACTGCAAGATGGCGGATTGAAAGTGAATGCGGATGAAGTTTCCGTAAGCTTTAGCTCGGTTACTGGCGCACTTACTTCCTATCAGATTAACTCTCAGGAGCAGCTGCTGTCCCCTGCTCGTGCGAACTTCTGGCGTGCAATGACAGATAACGATCTGGGTAACAAACTGAATGAACGCGCCGCGTTCTGGCGGGATGCTCATGTGACGAACAGAATGATTCGTTTCGAACATCATACGGATGTGCAGGGCTGTCATGTGGTAACGGACTATACATGGGATGCCAGTCCGGGAACTACGCTGTCTATCACGTATCACATTAAACCAAATGGCGAGCTTGAGATCAGTCAAACCCTCGTTCCCGGTGCAGGTCTGCCTGAGCTGCCTGAATTCGGCATGCTGTTTGAATTAACAGATCGTCTGGACTCCATCTCCTGGTACGGCAGAGGGCCGCATGACAACTATGTTGACCGTCTGACCAGTGCACGCCTGGGCTATTACACCGGAACCGTTCGTGATCAGTTCGTGCCATACCTGAAACCGCAGGAATGCGGTAACAAAACGGATGTGCGATATGCAGCAATCACATCTGCTGTGGGTGGTGATGGTGAGAAGGGCAATGATGGCTCTGACGGGAATGCTGGAAGGGCTGCAAACGACGGAAATGCTGATAATGCTGTGCATGGCAGCAGCGGTCTGTATTTTGAAGCCAATGCTCCGTTTGAAATCAATGCACTTCCGTGGTCACCAGAAGAACTGGAAGCAGGTGACCACGTCTACAAATTGCCAGTAAGCTCACACACCATCGCCCGCATCAACTACATGCAGATGGGTGTAGGCGGTGACGACAGCTGGAGTGCCCGTACGCATCCAGAGTATACGCTGCAGGCCAATCGTCCGTATCACTTCACATTTACAGTGAAGCCTGTATAAATGGATAGGGTATGAAGACATGTTGTAACATGAAGGCTTTTCTTCATTCCCATACTTCTCTCATCTATCAAAAAAATCCCTGCTGGTATGATGCTGGCAGGGATTTTTTCAGCTCGCTTGTACTGTGTCACTGAAGCAATGATCATAAATTCTCATGACGTGTTATGATATATGTCAATGCCGATCCGTTAGAAGGCTCCGCAATATTTTACTTTTATGTGACCATGAAATGATGGGGTGAAGTTATGAAGCTGCTGTACACCGCTTTGTTCATTTTGGGATCGATTGCTTTCTTTCGTCTGCTCCTATTTTTTGTTTTGTCCACGCGCAAACATAAGCAGATACGGGTGAAATGGGTCATCTTTGGGGCGGTGAGTTTGGTATGTAGTATTATCGGCCTGATTGGAATGATGACGGTTCCTTCTTCCAATGCTTCGCAATCCGGGGAAAACGAAATGAAGCTGAATGGATCAGGCACCACAGTTAAAGCCAAAGATGCATTTCCTTCAACATATCCCGATCCGTCTAGTTCAGTGCGGCCAGACCAATCTTCTGCGGAGAACTCTGAGCAGCCCACCTCGGCGCAGCCGGGTTCGTCTTCATCCGAGCAGCTGCATAACTCCAGCCTCGGCATGACTGCAGATGAGTTCAAAAACAGGTTTAACAGCGCAGTGGGCAAATACCGATTGAATGGCTTAAACATCTCTCGTTTGAATACAACCACCTCTGCCGATAACAGCACCACACCTTTTGAATATGTCTTCAACGATAACTTACGCCTGGCTGGTGTGCTGGATAAAGCAGGAGAAATTCACAAAGTCACTTTGTTCCATACGGGAAACACCGGTGAACCTACGGGTGGATTACAGTTAGTTGCCATTGCCGTGCTAATTCTTACAACGAATGAAGACTACACATACAATGATGCCCAAGATGTCATGCAGGAGATGGGACTGCTAACCCGAGACGTGAACCAAGCTGAATTCAAAGGTGCAGCCGTACGCGGTGGATTTG harbors:
- a CDS encoding glycoside hydrolase family 2 TIM barrel-domain containing protein; the encoded protein is MRKKLVHTPPANGYPEWNNNPETFQVNRLPAHANMVAFPSIEEALSNEFTSSPWYRSLNGSWKFNFAETPEQRITSFYETDYNASGWDEISVPSNWQLQGYDYPHYTNMTYPWVEREPELKPPFAPATYNPVGSYIRTFTVPADWKERPVLLHFEGVESAFYVWVNGELVGYSEDTFTPAEFDITAYLTEGENKLAVEVYRWCDASWLENQDFWRLSGIFRGVYLHSPSPVQIADFFVRTELDDALQNAELQLDVQLYNHNAGQQVEGLTVQAQLYDAEQQLVLDQPLAAEVSFTNEEEVTLHLSAPVANPLLWSAETPNLYTLVLSIQNTSGETVEAVRTRVGFRRFEIKDGLMKINGKRIVFKGVNRHEFSPDSGRAIGREDMIRDIELMKAYNINAVRTSHYPNQTLWYELCDEYGLYVIDETNLETHGTWYYGQKEMNDDNIPASKPEWRSNVIDRCNSMFQRDKNHPSIIIWSLGNESFGGDNFIAMYDYLKQADPTRLVHYEGTYHYRPSDSASDIESTMYISPNDIEQYARMKGDKKPYIICEYSHAMGNSCGGLHLYWEMFDKYEILQGAFIWDWVDQSIRTKTADGVEYLAYGGDFGESPHDGNFCGNGLILADKTVTPKLEEVKKCYQNVRMQALNLQTGLIRITNHFLFTDLNEYALAWTLSHNGVPVEKGHLDIAAQPGESVDVRIPYTSSSDLYTEAVLTVSLVTKKAAKWADAGHEIGWEQFVVSPRLRAIQQPVAGASDALQVEELQDGGLKVNADEVSVSFSSVTGALTSYQINSQEQLLSPARANFWRAMTDNDLGNKLNERAAFWRDAHVTNRMIRFEHHTDVQGCHVVTDYTWDASPGTTLSITYHIKPNGELEISQTLVPGAGLPELPEFGMLFELTDRLDSISWYGRGPHDNYVDRLTSARLGYYTGTVRDQFVPYLKPQECGNKTDVRYAAITSAVGGDGEKGNDGSDGNAGRAANDGNADNAVHGSSGLYFEANAPFEINALPWSPEELEAGDHVYKLPVSSHTIARINYMQMGVGGDDSWSARTHPEYTLQANRPYHFTFTVKPV